The following proteins are encoded in a genomic region of Hoeflea phototrophica DFL-43:
- a CDS encoding amino acid synthesis family protein has product MTELKIRKRALVVEEIFHEGGPAPDTPLLRGAAIAVITNPFAGRYEPDIQWFMDDLRPLGLDMAKKLAEALGGAERVEGYGKASLVGSAGELEHGALWHAPGGYAMREVLSGTKAIVPSSKKIGGMGARLDVPVTHVNASYVRSHFDSMEIGLNDAPRSDEMLVALVMTTGPRIHSRSGGLDASAIKGEDGLR; this is encoded by the coding sequence ATGACTGAGTTGAAGATACGCAAGCGGGCCCTTGTGGTGGAGGAAATTTTCCATGAAGGCGGGCCGGCCCCTGACACGCCGTTGCTGCGCGGTGCCGCCATTGCCGTAATCACCAATCCCTTTGCCGGACGCTATGAGCCGGACATCCAGTGGTTCATGGACGATCTCCGGCCGCTCGGTCTCGACATGGCGAAAAAACTTGCCGAGGCACTTGGCGGTGCCGAGCGGGTTGAAGGCTATGGCAAGGCCTCGCTGGTTGGTTCGGCTGGAGAGCTTGAGCATGGCGCGCTCTGGCACGCACCAGGCGGATATGCCATGCGCGAGGTGCTGTCGGGCACCAAGGCCATCGTGCCGTCATCCAAGAAGATCGGTGGCATGGGCGCACGCCTCGATGTGCCGGTCACCCATGTCAACGCATCCTATGTGCGCAGCCACTTCGACTCGATGGAAATCGGGCTCAATGATGCCCCCCGAAGTGACGAGATGCTGGTGGCTCTGGTCATGACAACCGGGCCACGCATCCACTCGCGTTCCGGTGGACTGGATGCCTCTGCAATCAAGGGAGAGGACGGTCTGCGATGA
- a CDS encoding copper chaperone PCu(A)C, with the protein MRKLAILLVIVIAGVTIALTGGWFGEQPEPVTLSSVTASPLPNQPGAAHVYLTIENGTQPNRLVSVSSPEAAEARFAGMAMAEPLGLPAGGKPSLSADGVYIELSGIEGELVEGRLIPISLKLDPAGDTTAMARVGKPVDPHAGHAMMAMGDMPMEPLQGAGNMPPALGLSATVADAGIVVDLDISNLTFDPDSPNPVHVPGHGHGHLYLNGLKLQRVYSTHTEIGALPPGSYTLTVSLNTNTHQAYEDENGPVAASANITID; encoded by the coding sequence ATGCGCAAACTTGCGATACTCTTGGTCATTGTCATTGCAGGCGTCACCATAGCCCTGACGGGCGGATGGTTTGGCGAGCAGCCCGAACCGGTCACCCTGAGCAGCGTGACAGCCAGTCCGCTTCCCAATCAGCCCGGTGCGGCGCATGTGTATCTGACAATTGAAAACGGAACGCAGCCAAACCGGCTTGTGTCGGTCAGCTCCCCCGAGGCTGCCGAGGCGCGGTTTGCCGGGATGGCGATGGCAGAGCCGTTGGGGCTCCCCGCCGGCGGCAAGCCAAGCCTTTCGGCGGACGGGGTCTATATCGAGTTGTCGGGCATTGAGGGCGAATTGGTCGAGGGGCGCCTTATCCCGATCTCTCTGAAACTGGATCCAGCCGGTGACACCACGGCCATGGCGCGCGTGGGAAAACCTGTCGACCCGCATGCCGGGCACGCCATGATGGCCATGGGGGATATGCCAATGGAGCCTCTGCAGGGGGCTGGCAACATGCCGCCCGCGCTTGGACTGTCGGCGACCGTCGCTGATGCTGGCATCGTGGTGGACCTCGATATCAGCAATCTCACCTTTGACCCGGACAGCCCGAACCCGGTTCATGTGCCGGGCCATGGTCATGGGCATCTTTATCTCAACGGGCTCAAGCTGCAGCGGGTCTATTCGACCCATACGGAAATCGGTGCATTGCCGCCTGGGAGCTACACCCTCACAGTGTCGCTCAACACAAACACCCATCAGGCTTATGAGGATGAAAACGGTCCCGTGGCGGCCAGCGCAAACATCACCATAGATTAG
- a CDS encoding FAD binding domain-containing protein: MPYFAPETTTEALTFLRASQARIVAGCTDYYPGLATGQIDENVLDITRLAGCRGVSESSNGWRIGAATTWTQIVKTELPPAFDALKIAARQVGSIQIQNRGTIAGNICNASPAADGVPPLLVLDAAVEILSHDGVRTVPLKDFITGVRKVDLAEGEFVSAILVPPVSRRATSAFLKLGSRTHMVISIAMVASIVEIDAGRIVTARLAVGSCSPVAQRLTALEDQLAGLSADEVRQTDFAADGALAPLTPISDVRGSQEYRIDVAAELCRRVVLCAFGED; this comes from the coding sequence TTGCCTTATTTTGCGCCTGAGACCACAACCGAGGCCCTGACATTCCTGCGTGCCAGCCAAGCCCGCATCGTGGCGGGCTGTACCGACTACTATCCGGGGCTTGCCACCGGCCAGATTGACGAGAATGTGCTCGATATCACCCGTCTTGCCGGGTGCCGCGGTGTGTCCGAGAGTTCGAACGGCTGGCGCATCGGCGCGGCGACCACCTGGACACAGATTGTCAAGACGGAGCTGCCGCCGGCCTTTGACGCGCTGAAGATCGCGGCGCGGCAGGTCGGCTCGATCCAGATCCAGAATCGCGGCACGATCGCCGGCAACATCTGCAACGCATCGCCTGCCGCTGACGGCGTGCCGCCGCTGCTGGTGCTCGATGCCGCCGTTGAGATTCTCTCTCATGATGGCGTTCGCACCGTTCCGCTCAAGGATTTCATCACCGGGGTTCGCAAGGTTGACCTGGCAGAGGGCGAATTTGTCTCCGCAATCCTGGTGCCGCCAGTCTCCCGGCGCGCCACAAGCGCTTTTCTCAAGCTCGGCAGCCGCACCCACATGGTGATCTCGATCGCGATGGTGGCATCAATCGTCGAAATTGACGCCGGGCGTATCGTCACCGCGCGGCTTGCTGTGGGCAGTTGCTCGCCGGTTGCCCAGCGTTTGACTGCGCTTGAGGACCAGCTTGCGGGCCTTTCGGCTGACGAGGTGCGGCAGACCGATTTTGCCGCCGATGGTGCGCTCGCGCCGCTCACCCCGATTTCGGATGTGCGTGGATCGCAGGAATACCGCATCGATGTGGCGGCCGAATTGTGCCGCCGCGTTGTGCTTTGCGCATTTGGAGAGGATTGA
- a CDS encoding molybdopterin-dependent oxidoreductase, which produces MHGTVSGSKLAFTLNGQDVVLQTAQGLRLSQVLREQLGARDIKIGCNAGDCGACSVLLNGENVCACLVSAEQADGQRVETVAGLVETDADARRLAESFQNHGAAQCGICTPGMIVAAVALLRDIPQPDEIQIQEALGGVLCRCTGYRKIIDAVADVPATLKGDGNVGSSIRKLDGWAKVSGREAFGDDVAPQGTLEIAVIRSPFARAAFRFDNLDAWLADQIGIATILTAADVPGKNCFGVIPAFADQPVFAETEARFRGEAVAAVVGTPEAIRAFKPENFPVIWTELESVASVSEARTAGAPELHPGRAGNLMCAGLVKTGDAAAALAAADVHVEGSFRTGFVEHAYIEPEAGFAQLVDGRVEIHACTQAPVMDREAMEIILGMDSSRIRIVPTGVGGGFGAKLDISVQPYLALGALKTGKPVRLTYSRSESMQSSTKRHPAEITLRIGAKSDGRISGFDFFGAFNTGAYASWGPTVANRVPVHASGPYRIEDYRAESNGVHTHCPPSGAFRGFGVPQSAIAQEALFDELAAKLGIDPLEFRILNALEDNMPTVCGQVFKQGVGIKACLEALRPAWLKARAEVEAFNAAATGSMRRGVGIAAGWYGCGNTSLPNPSTIRAGVKADGRVVLHQGAMDIGQGANTVICQIFSSALGLPVTAIEIIGADTDITPDAGKTSASRQTFVSGNAAKLCGEALRALILRQANASPESSLKLDAGAVVVHDGDRTHRIDLGKLPAGDLGYVFDVAETYDPPTKPLDENGQGVPYAQFGYAAQLAIVEVDTALGTVKPLSFVAAHDVGRAINPLLVEGQVHGGIAQGLGMALMEEYLPGRSENLHDYLIPTIGDVPPIETLIIEVPDAHGPYGAKGLGEHVLIPTAPALLNAIRDATGVSMREVPVTPSRLRAAIRKAAS; this is translated from the coding sequence ATGCACGGAACGGTTTCAGGCTCCAAGCTCGCCTTCACCCTCAATGGTCAGGACGTTGTGCTCCAAACCGCACAAGGCCTGCGGCTGTCGCAGGTCCTGCGCGAGCAGCTTGGTGCGCGCGACATCAAGATCGGCTGCAACGCAGGTGATTGCGGCGCCTGCTCGGTGCTTCTCAATGGCGAGAATGTCTGCGCCTGTCTGGTTTCTGCCGAACAGGCAGACGGGCAGCGGGTGGAAACCGTGGCAGGCCTGGTGGAAACCGATGCCGATGCCCGGCGGCTTGCCGAGAGTTTCCAGAATCATGGCGCCGCACAGTGCGGCATCTGCACCCCGGGCATGATCGTCGCCGCGGTCGCTCTGCTGCGCGATATTCCCCAACCGGATGAAATCCAAATCCAGGAAGCGCTCGGCGGCGTGCTGTGCCGCTGCACCGGATACCGCAAGATCATCGACGCCGTGGCCGATGTTCCCGCAACGCTGAAGGGCGACGGGAATGTGGGAAGTTCGATTCGCAAACTCGACGGCTGGGCCAAGGTATCGGGACGCGAGGCCTTCGGCGACGATGTGGCCCCGCAGGGCACGCTGGAGATCGCCGTCATCCGCTCGCCGTTTGCGCGCGCGGCCTTCCGTTTTGACAACCTCGATGCCTGGCTTGCAGACCAGATTGGGATCGCAACCATCCTGACTGCGGCCGATGTTCCGGGAAAGAACTGTTTTGGCGTCATTCCCGCCTTTGCCGACCAGCCGGTCTTTGCAGAAACCGAGGCCCGCTTTCGCGGCGAGGCCGTGGCAGCAGTGGTTGGAACGCCGGAAGCGATCCGGGCCTTCAAACCGGAGAACTTTCCGGTCATCTGGACCGAACTCGAAAGCGTTGCTTCCGTGTCCGAGGCCCGCACCGCGGGAGCGCCGGAGCTGCATCCCGGCCGCGCCGGAAACCTGATGTGCGCAGGCCTGGTGAAAACGGGCGATGCCGCGGCGGCGCTGGCAGCTGCCGATGTCCATGTCGAAGGCAGTTTCCGCACCGGCTTCGTCGAACATGCTTACATCGAGCCCGAAGCGGGCTTTGCACAACTTGTCGATGGCAGGGTTGAAATCCATGCCTGCACCCAGGCGCCGGTCATGGACCGGGAGGCTATGGAGATCATCCTGGGGATGGACAGCAGCCGTATCCGGATCGTCCCAACCGGTGTCGGCGGCGGCTTTGGTGCCAAGCTCGACATCTCGGTGCAACCCTATCTGGCACTGGGTGCGCTCAAGACCGGCAAGCCAGTCCGCCTGACCTACAGCCGCAGCGAATCCATGCAGTCCTCCACCAAGCGTCATCCCGCGGAAATCACGCTGCGGATCGGCGCGAAATCCGATGGCCGGATCAGCGGGTTTGATTTCTTTGGCGCGTTCAACACCGGGGCCTATGCATCCTGGGGGCCGACGGTTGCCAACCGGGTTCCGGTTCATGCTTCCGGACCCTACCGGATCGAGGATTACCGCGCGGAATCCAACGGGGTGCACACCCATTGCCCGCCTTCGGGCGCCTTTCGCGGCTTCGGCGTGCCGCAATCCGCGATCGCCCAGGAAGCGCTGTTTGACGAGCTTGCCGCCAAGCTCGGGATCGACCCGCTTGAGTTCCGGATCCTCAATGCGCTTGAAGACAACATGCCGACCGTCTGCGGCCAGGTGTTCAAGCAGGGCGTCGGCATAAAGGCCTGCCTCGAGGCGCTCCGCCCGGCATGGCTGAAGGCGCGCGCCGAGGTTGAGGCATTCAATGCAGCGGCCACCGGCAGCATGCGCCGCGGCGTCGGGATCGCCGCCGGCTGGTATGGCTGCGGCAACACATCTCTGCCCAACCCCTCAACCATACGGGCCGGCGTCAAGGCTGATGGACGTGTTGTGCTGCACCAGGGCGCGATGGATATCGGACAGGGGGCCAATACGGTCATCTGCCAGATCTTCTCAAGCGCGCTCGGCCTGCCGGTCACCGCGATCGAGATCATCGGTGCCGACACCGACATCACGCCGGATGCCGGCAAGACGTCGGCGTCGCGGCAGACCTTCGTCTCCGGCAATGCAGCCAAGCTCTGCGGCGAGGCCTTGCGCGCGCTCATCCTCCGTCAAGCAAATGCTTCCCCGGAGTCCAGCCTGAAGCTGGACGCGGGTGCGGTGGTCGTCCACGACGGCGACCGCACCCATCGCATTGATCTCGGCAAATTGCCCGCCGGCGATCTCGGATATGTCTTCGATGTCGCGGAAACCTACGACCCGCCAACCAAGCCGCTCGACGAGAACGGACAGGGCGTGCCCTATGCACAGTTCGGCTATGCCGCACAGCTCGCCATCGTCGAGGTCGACACCGCATTGGGCACGGTCAAACCACTGAGTTTTGTCGCGGCCCATGATGTTGGCCGCGCCATCAATCCACTGCTTGTCGAAGGACAGGTGCATGGCGGGATTGCCCAAGGTCTCGGCATGGCGCTGATGGAGGAGTACCTGCCTGGCCGCAGCGAGAACCTGCATGACTACCTGATCCCGACAATCGGCGATGTGCCGCCAATCGAAACCCTGATCATCGAGGTGCCCGACGCCCATGGTCCATATGGAGCAAAGGGGCTTGGAGAACATGTTCTCATCCCAACCGCTCCAGCGCTTCTCAATGCCATTCGAGATGCGACCGGTGTCAGCATGCGCGAAGTCCCGGTGACGCCTTCGCGGCTGCGGGCGGCGATCAGGAAAGCCGCATCATGA
- a CDS encoding UPF0280 family protein produces MQGPVAAYLDDRLHLQHGPIDLIIGVDGDAPDCRSTAFEAAALRFGSVLEELVSELPLLRRALSATLPQEAIARRMHAAARAFAQEDFATPMIAVAGSVADEILTAMRDAVPLRRAYVNNGGDIAVHLAPDESFRVAMAGADGASLGDLQFDGTSAIGGIATSGVRGRSFSLGIADSVSVVARDAASADAAATLIANAVDLPGNSSIRRQPADQLQPDSDLGERLVVTHVPQLSLPDKRRALDAGLARAETMRQAGRILGAALFLQGQSATTGAAFAEHRILEDVHD; encoded by the coding sequence ATGCAGGGGCCGGTGGCAGCATATCTTGACGACAGACTGCACCTGCAGCACGGGCCGATCGATCTGATCATTGGTGTTGATGGCGATGCACCGGATTGTCGTTCGACGGCCTTCGAGGCCGCTGCATTGCGGTTTGGGTCCGTTCTTGAAGAGCTCGTGAGCGAACTGCCACTATTGCGCCGAGCCCTATCTGCGACCCTCCCGCAGGAAGCCATCGCCCGGCGCATGCATGCTGCCGCGCGCGCCTTCGCCCAAGAAGACTTTGCCACGCCGATGATTGCGGTTGCGGGCTCTGTCGCTGACGAGATCCTGACGGCGATGCGCGATGCGGTGCCCTTGCGCCGGGCCTATGTCAACAATGGCGGCGATATCGCCGTGCATCTGGCCCCGGATGAGAGCTTTCGTGTTGCCATGGCGGGTGCCGATGGCGCGTCTTTGGGTGATCTGCAGTTTGATGGAACCAGCGCGATTGGCGGCATAGCCACCAGCGGTGTGCGGGGCCGCAGTTTCTCACTCGGCATCGCCGACAGTGTGTCCGTCGTGGCCCGGGATGCCGCGAGTGCCGATGCGGCAGCCACACTGATCGCAAACGCTGTGGATCTGCCTGGAAATTCATCCATTCGCCGGCAGCCGGCCGACCAGCTTCAGCCCGACAGTGATCTGGGCGAGAGGCTGGTTGTCACCCACGTGCCGCAGCTCTCCCTGCCCGATAAGCGCCGCGCGCTTGATGCGGGGCTGGCTCGGGCCGAGACTATGAGACAGGCCGGGCGGATTCTCGGCGCGGCATTGTTTTTGCAAGGACAATCGGCAACCACTGGCGCTGCCTTTGCCGAACACAGAATACTGGAGGACGTTCATGACTGA
- a CDS encoding ABC transporter substrate-binding protein, whose amino-acid sequence MTEKDQSATTFTRRKALGALGAAAGVAGAGMLMPGIARMAHAQSSGPIKLGFQVHRTGIGSAYGRWYERVATAAISRINDMGGINGREVEMIAEDDGTDPRRGAEVLERFASLHNCDAVFGPLFSHVVIGSAPRAGELKMPYFVVSEGHHVASGALNRYTLQPGITDVKSQVISMAPFVSENLGKKVTMIYPDFAFGHDHRDFFTAAIAAQGGEVIQQIAVPPTETSFTRYFPSIPRDTDVVYHVMVGPAVLTFVREMGEFFGGRGPQLFGFIDSLEAVDITSPGLEFLEGSYFWEGMCRYAQPDQTSHEAAYRAAVGVDANGASLDDARDVSTYAHMFGVWETLAVIKAGMEASGYQGSNDRSGLIEAVEAMTDMPLSDDHPQGDKVFNGKTHQVFGKQNISRVESGKLVRVHQTSIEDTLYADEVDYTTQSF is encoded by the coding sequence ATGACTGAGAAAGATCAATCCGCGACGACTTTCACCCGTCGCAAGGCGCTTGGCGCCCTGGGCGCAGCGGCAGGTGTTGCCGGCGCTGGAATGCTGATGCCCGGCATTGCCAGGATGGCTCATGCGCAAAGCAGCGGCCCCATCAAACTCGGCTTTCAGGTGCACCGTACCGGCATCGGATCTGCCTATGGCCGCTGGTATGAGCGGGTCGCCACCGCCGCCATATCCCGCATCAACGACATGGGCGGCATCAACGGTCGCGAAGTCGAAATGATCGCCGAAGACGACGGAACCGATCCCCGCCGCGGCGCCGAAGTTCTTGAGCGTTTCGCATCACTCCACAATTGCGATGCCGTGTTCGGCCCTCTCTTCAGCCATGTCGTCATCGGCTCCGCGCCGCGCGCGGGCGAGTTGAAGATGCCCTATTTCGTGGTCTCGGAAGGCCACCATGTCGCCAGCGGCGCTCTCAATCGCTACACCCTGCAGCCCGGTATCACCGATGTGAAGAGCCAGGTGATTTCGATGGCCCCGTTCGTGTCCGAGAACCTGGGCAAGAAGGTCACCATGATCTACCCGGATTTTGCCTTCGGTCATGATCACCGTGACTTCTTCACCGCCGCCATTGCCGCACAGGGCGGCGAAGTGATCCAGCAGATCGCGGTTCCGCCAACAGAAACATCCTTCACCCGCTATTTCCCAAGCATTCCCCGCGACACCGATGTGGTTTACCACGTCATGGTGGGCCCAGCCGTTCTGACCTTTGTGCGTGAAATGGGCGAATTCTTCGGCGGCCGCGGCCCGCAGCTGTTCGGATTCATCGACAGCCTTGAGGCAGTTGACATCACCAGCCCGGGCCTCGAATTCCTCGAGGGATCCTATTTCTGGGAAGGCATGTGCCGCTACGCTCAGCCGGACCAGACCTCCCATGAGGCAGCCTATCGTGCCGCCGTCGGCGTCGATGCCAACGGGGCTTCGTTGGACGACGCCCGCGATGTCTCGACCTATGCCCATATGTTTGGCGTCTGGGAAACCCTGGCGGTCATCAAGGCGGGTATGGAGGCCTCGGGATATCAGGGATCGAACGACCGTTCCGGTCTGATCGAAGCCGTCGAGGCCATGACCGACATGCCGCTGTCGGATGACCATCCGCAGGGTGACAAGGTGTTCAACGGAAAGACCCACCAGGTCTTCGGCAAGCAGAACATCTCGCGTGTCGAAAGCGGCAAGCTGGTGCGGGTCCACCAGACCTCGATTGAGGACACGCTCTATGCCGATGAGGTCGATTACACGACCCAGTCCTTCTGA
- a CDS encoding amino acid synthesis family protein has translation MSARIRKIATFVEETHTEIGREISPPTRKAVAVAVIENPFAGQYVEDLTPLMEIGAELGGMLGARAVAALGIKPEEAESYGKAAMVGEDGELEHAAALLHPSMGAPLRKAVEKGAALVPSSKKRGGPGQDLDVPLGHKDAAYVRSHFDGVEVRLNDAPRAREIMVAVAVTDSGRPLPRVGGLKASEAEGKDGLR, from the coding sequence ATGAGTGCCAGGATCAGAAAGATCGCCACCTTTGTTGAGGAAACTCATACGGAAATAGGCCGTGAGATCTCCCCACCAACGCGCAAGGCCGTGGCCGTTGCTGTCATCGAGAACCCCTTCGCGGGCCAGTATGTCGAGGATCTCACACCATTGATGGAGATCGGCGCCGAATTGGGCGGCATGCTGGGCGCGCGCGCCGTGGCAGCACTCGGGATCAAGCCGGAAGAGGCTGAAAGCTATGGCAAGGCGGCCATGGTGGGAGAGGATGGCGAACTCGAGCATGCCGCCGCGCTGCTGCACCCGAGCATGGGCGCGCCGCTGCGAAAGGCGGTGGAGAAAGGTGCCGCTCTTGTGCCCTCTTCCAAGAAGCGTGGCGGACCCGGGCAGGATCTGGACGTTCCACTTGGACACAAGGATGCAGCCTATGTGCGCTCGCATTTCGATGGCGTCGAAGTGCGCCTGAACGACGCCCCGCGCGCGCGGGAAATCATGGTTGCGGTCGCAGTCACGGACAGTGGCCGTCCACTGCCAAGGGTCGGCGGGCTGAAAGCCTCGGAGGCCGAAGGGAAGGACGGACTGCGCTGA
- the pncA gene encoding bifunctional nicotinamidase/pyrazinamidase: MNAMQDTIEIGASDALLIIDVQNDFCPGGSLAVAGADGIIPAINRLQKRFSTVVLTQDWHPAGHKSFASSHAGKAPFDTVELAYGTQVLWPDHCIAGSQGAAFHPELDTSQASMIIRKGTNLEIDSYSAFFENDRKTSTGLTGYFRQLGIKRLFLTGIVEEFCVGFSGLDARSEGFDVVLLPDAVARFGGEGHDDMIAALTASGAHQAAAGEIAA, encoded by the coding sequence ATGAATGCAATGCAGGACACCATTGAAATCGGGGCATCGGACGCGCTCCTGATCATTGATGTACAGAATGACTTCTGTCCCGGCGGCAGCCTGGCTGTCGCCGGGGCGGACGGGATCATTCCGGCGATCAACCGGCTTCAGAAGCGGTTCTCCACCGTGGTTCTGACCCAAGACTGGCATCCGGCCGGGCACAAGTCTTTCGCGTCATCACATGCGGGCAAAGCGCCGTTTGACACAGTCGAACTGGCCTATGGGACGCAGGTCCTGTGGCCGGATCACTGCATTGCCGGGTCGCAGGGAGCGGCGTTTCATCCGGAGCTCGACACCAGCCAAGCCAGCATGATCATCCGCAAGGGCACGAATCTGGAGATCGATTCCTATTCCGCGTTCTTTGAGAATGACCGCAAAACCTCCACTGGCCTGACCGGGTATTTCCGTCAATTGGGCATCAAACGGCTGTTTCTGACTGGCATCGTTGAAGAGTTCTGTGTTGGCTTTTCCGGGCTCGACGCCCGTTCGGAAGGGTTTGATGTCGTGCTTTTGCCGGATGCGGTCGCGCGGTTCGGCGGTGAAGGTCATGATGATATGATTGCAGCTCTGACGGCGTCAGGTGCTCATCAGGCCGCAGCCGGCGAAATTGCTGCCTGA